From the Ctenopharyngodon idella isolate HZGC_01 chromosome 3, HZGC01, whole genome shotgun sequence genome, one window contains:
- the itgb3a gene encoding integrin beta-3a yields the protein MGLNLMEVWVPVLLLVSSAASSNICTSRGVSTCKECLSIHPTCAWCSQEIFGKGGSGISRCDLKDHLIQSGCGVKFIEFPVSSMRTLEDVPLSDKAGGSASDITQIQPQKIHLTLRPDDSKQFTVKVKQVSDYPVDLYYLMDMTNTMKDDLQKLYALGNDLATALRRVTSNLRMGFGAFVDKPLSPYMYINSEEIIRNPCYKSNEVCPPQFGYRNVLSLTEQVERFTEEVKKQKVSRNRDSPEGGFDAIMQAVVCKEKIGWRPDASHLLIFTTDDRSHLALDAKLAGIVQPHDGECYINNNNEYDKSTILDYPSLGMITDKISENNINLIFAVTSNTIPLYRNYSELIPGSAVGMLSEDSGNVVQLILDAYAKIRSKVELELLGVPDELSLFVNATCLDGQVIAGVRSCGGLKIGDTVSFNIEAKLHGCPKEKSQTFILKPTGFKDSLQVTVDFACECGCQQSSEPASPSCHHGNGTLECGVCLCDPGRLGSRCECSEGEYNPSQQDSCSPNPETPVCSGRGDCVCGQCACRSSDFGKVWGPYCECDDFSCLRSKGQLCSGNGECNCGSCHCSSGWSGESCDCSTRTETCMGGGEMLCSGRGHCMCGVCECTQPGAYGSTCEKCPTCPDACTIKKECVECKHYKRGDLFEKNCNHVCRDEIVLMDELVFHEKNAVNCSYKDEDDCVQNFQYYEDASGKSFLYLVKEPDCPKGPDVLVVVLSVTGAILLLGLAAIFVWKLLITIHDRHEFAKFEEEKAKAKWEAANNPLYKGATSTFQNVAYRGS from the exons ATGGGACTAAATTTGATGGAAGTTTGGGTACCAGTTTTACTTCTAGTTTCCTCAGCTGCAA GCTCTAACATTTGCACTTCCAGAGGAGTGAGTACCTGTAAAGAATGTCTGTCGATCCATCCAACCTGTGCTTGGTGCTCTCAAGAG aTCTTTGGAAAGGGAGGGTCAGGAATATCCCGGTGTGATCTCAAAGACCATCTCATTCAGTCTGGTTGTGGCGTGAAGTTTATTGAGTTTCCAGTTAGCAGTATGAGGACCCTAGAGGATGTACCTCTGAGTGACAAGGCAGGGGGTTCAGCCAGCGATATCACTCAGATCCAACCCCAAAAAATCCACCTAACCCTCAGGCCAG ATGATTCAAAGCAATTCACAGTCAAAGTGAAGCAAGTATCTGATTACCCAGTTGACCTGTACTACCTGATGGACATGACCAATACCATGAAGGACGACCTGCAGAAGCTTTATGCACTTGGCAATGATCTGGCCACTGCCTTACGTCGCGTCACCAGTAATCTGCGCATGGGATTCGGAGCTTTTGTAGACAAACCGCTCTCACCTTATATGTACATTAACTCTGAAGAAATCATCAGGAATCCTTGCTATAA GTCTAACGAAGTCTGCCCACCGCAATTCGGCTACCGTAATGTACTGTCTCTAACGGAGCAAGTAGAGCGGTTCACAGAAGAAGTGAAGAAACAGAAAGTGTCCAGAAACAGAGATTCTCCTGAGGGAGGATTTGATGCTATCATGCAAGCAGTAGTATGCAAG GAGAAGATTGGATGGAGGCCTGATGCATCTCATTTGCTGATCTTCACAACTGATGACAGAAGTCATTTGGCTTTGGATGCAAAGCTGGCCGGAATCGTTCAGCCCCATGATGGAGAGTGCTACATCAATAACAACAATGAATATGACAAGTCCACTATACTG GACTATCCTTCACTTGGCATGATCACGGACAAGATATCTGAGAATAACATCAACCTCATCTTTGCTGTAACCAGCAATACAATTCCACTATATCGA AATTACAGCGAGCTGATTCCTGGCTCTGCGGTTGGAATGCTCTCCGAAGACTCTGGAAATGTTGTGCAACTCATTCTGGATGCATATGCG AAGATCAGGTCTAAGGTTGAGCTGGAGCTGTTGGGTGTGCCAGATGAGTTATCTCTATTCGTCAACGCAACATGCCTGGATGGACAGGTCATTGCAGGTGTCCGGTCCTGCGGCGGACTCAAAATCGGCGATACG GTTTCATTCAACATTGAGGCAAAACTTCACGGCTGTCCCAAAGAGAAGAGTCAGACCTTCATTCTGAAGCCAACGGGCTTTAAAGACAGCCTTCAGGTCACTGTGGACTTTGCTTGTGAATGTGGCTGTCAGCAGTCCTCCGAGCCCGCTAGCCCATCCTGTCACCACGGCAATGGAACGCTGGAGTGCGGCGTGTGCCTGTGCGATCCGGGCCGACTGGGCTCTCGATGTGAGTGCTCCGAGGGCGAATATAATCCCAGCCAACAAGACAGCTGTAGCCCTAACCCAGAGACGCCGGTCTGTAGCGGACGCGGAGACTGTGTGTGCGGCCAATGTGCCTGTCGCTCGAGTGATTTTGGGAAGGTTTGGGGGCCGTACTGTGAATGTGACGACTTCAGCTGCCTCCGTTCCAAAGGACAGCTGTGTTCAG GTAATGGTGAGTGCAACTGTGGGTCTTGTCACTGTAGTTCTGGATGGTCCGGCGAGAGCTGTGACTGTTCGACCCGCACAGAGACCTGTATGGGGGGTGGAGAAATGCTCTGTAGTGGGCGTGGCCACTGCATGTGTGGCGTCTGTGAGTGCACTCAGCCAGGAGCTTATGGATCGACCTGTGAGAAATGTCCCACCTGCCCAGATGCCTGCACCATCAAAAA GGAGTGTGTGGAGTGTAAACACTATAAGAGAGGGGATCTGTTTGAGAAGAACTGCAATCACGTCTGCAGAGATGAGATTGTGCTGATGGATGAGCTGG TCTTTCATGAGAAGAACGCAGTGAACTGCAGCTACAAGGATGAGGATGACTGTGTTCAGAACTTCCAGTATTATGAAGATGCCAGTGGAAAATCCTTTCTCTATCTTGTTAAAGAACCAG